In a single window of the Paenibacillus sp. MMS20-IR301 genome:
- a CDS encoding helix-turn-helix domain-containing protein, with protein MNTVFTGADTGIEWQSIRSQTPGPLQPYIGKLLESLPLAPPSSDTKILFHSTPFRMHFICAYLLHAGRYLGRISVGPFLLEVLSADAMNELIFNHQMPIGLAPMLEQHYHSLPLLSKEKAHQLADFLAYLASHFDDRNKYDFEGAVTYNIQNQYVILPDTLKQKATEEAIALIEQNYVTENKLLAAVETGSIEKIQLIGSEINLITSKIPDRIPNNPLRSRKNLAFVLNTLLRKSAEKGGVHPLYIDSISEKFAIQIEKTLSIQQLLDLQQNMYAEYCAAVRKLSLINWSPLIKRTIEYIRLYIDQELKLETIARAVHTSPYELSRQFKRETGEPITAYINKLRIEEAVPLLQNEYMSITDIAQMVGFSDVNYFTKIFKQLKGCTPSKFRKPE; from the coding sequence ATGAATACCGTTTTCACCGGTGCCGATACCGGAATTGAATGGCAGTCCATCCGCAGTCAGACACCGGGTCCTTTACAGCCGTATATCGGGAAATTGCTGGAGAGCCTGCCCCTTGCCCCGCCTAGTTCTGATACTAAAATCCTGTTTCACTCCACCCCCTTCCGTATGCATTTTATTTGTGCCTACTTGCTCCACGCAGGCCGTTATCTCGGACGCATTAGTGTTGGCCCGTTCCTGCTTGAGGTGCTTTCCGCTGATGCGATGAATGAACTCATCTTTAATCATCAGATGCCGATCGGGCTTGCGCCGATGCTGGAGCAGCATTATCATTCCCTGCCTTTGCTCAGTAAGGAGAAGGCGCATCAGCTTGCCGATTTTCTCGCCTATCTCGCTTCACACTTTGATGACAGGAATAAATATGATTTCGAGGGGGCTGTCACCTATAACATCCAGAATCAGTACGTAATTCTCCCGGATACGCTTAAACAAAAGGCTACGGAAGAAGCCATAGCGCTGATCGAACAGAATTATGTCACGGAGAACAAGCTTCTGGCAGCTGTCGAAACGGGCAGCATCGAGAAAATTCAGCTGATTGGAAGCGAGATTAATCTCATCACCAGTAAAATCCCTGACCGCATTCCCAATAATCCGCTGCGTTCCCGCAAGAACCTGGCATTTGTCCTGAATACGCTGCTGCGGAAATCGGCAGAAAAAGGGGGAGTCCATCCGTTATATATTGACAGCATTTCCGAGAAATTCGCTATACAAATTGAAAAGACTCTGTCCATTCAGCAGCTGCTCGACCTTCAGCAAAACATGTACGCGGAATATTGTGCTGCGGTAAGAAAGCTCAGCTTAATTAACTGGAGCCCGCTCATCAAACGGACCATTGAGTATATCCGGCTGTATATTGACCAGGAGCTGAAGCTCGAAACCATCGCCCGGGCCGTTCATACAAGTCCTTATGAGCTTTCCAGACAGTTTAAGCGGGAAACCGGAGAACCGATCACGGCATACATCAACAAGCTGAGAATAGAAGAAGCTGTTCCGCTCCTGCAAAATGAATATATGTCGATTACCGATATTGCCCAGATGGTCGGCTTTAGCGATGTCAATTATTTCACGAAAATATTCAAACAGTTAAAAGGCTGTACACCCAGCAAATTCCGCAAACCGGAATAA
- a CDS encoding Gfo/Idh/MocA family oxidoreductase, with protein MLRAAVIGLGDVAPIHIAAIEANPDIVLAAVCDIDQAKATIVPGVPFYTDYMKMLETETLDCVHICLPHYLHYPVTKACAASGIHVFQEKPLALNAAEARSFIALEAENRQVKIGICLQNRFNETFERLQQIVAGGQYGAVKGVKGIVAWARPKDYYTVKPWRGLMEQAGGGVMINQAIHVLDQLQLLGGEIASIRGSVDQLLDYGTEVEDTVSAHIRFKGGVTGIFWATNAYAENSSVEIEVILEQARFRIKDNILWKINEDGPAEHWVEDSRLPGSKFYYGAGHIKLVRKFYQCIQADSQDYVHVQDAAVPMLMIDAIRTSSELKTEIYL; from the coding sequence ATGTTAAGAGCAGCAGTAATTGGGCTTGGTGATGTAGCCCCTATTCACATTGCAGCTATAGAGGCGAATCCGGATATTGTGCTTGCTGCCGTATGCGATATTGATCAGGCGAAGGCAACTATAGTCCCCGGCGTTCCATTCTATACAGATTATATGAAGATGCTGGAGACGGAAACGCTGGACTGTGTACATATCTGTCTGCCTCATTATCTGCATTATCCGGTAACGAAAGCTTGCGCCGCCTCAGGAATTCACGTATTCCAAGAGAAGCCGCTGGCCTTAAATGCAGCAGAAGCCCGGTCTTTCATTGCGCTGGAAGCGGAGAACAGACAGGTAAAGATCGGGATCTGCCTGCAGAACCGGTTCAATGAGACTTTTGAACGGCTGCAGCAAATTGTCGCAGGAGGACAATACGGAGCTGTTAAGGGAGTCAAAGGGATTGTTGCCTGGGCCCGGCCCAAGGATTACTATACCGTCAAGCCCTGGCGCGGCCTTATGGAGCAGGCAGGCGGCGGAGTGATGATTAACCAGGCCATTCATGTCCTCGATCAGCTGCAGCTGCTGGGCGGCGAGATCGCATCTATCCGCGGTTCTGTTGATCAGCTCCTTGATTACGGCACTGAAGTAGAGGATACGGTATCAGCCCATATCCGGTTCAAGGGCGGAGTTACAGGGATCTTTTGGGCTACTAATGCCTATGCCGAGAATTCAAGCGTTGAGATTGAAGTGATCCTGGAGCAGGCCAGATTCAGGATCAAGGATAATATTTTATGGAAAATAAATGAAGACGGACCGGCGGAGCATTGGGTGGAGGACAGCAGGCTGCCCGGGTCCAAATTCTATTACGGCGCGGGGCACATCAAGCTTGTTCGCAAGTTCTATCAGTGTATTCAGGCGGATTCCCAGGATTATGTCCATGTCCAAGACGCTGCCGTACCGATGCTTATGATTGACGCTATCCGTACTTCTTCTGAACTTAAAACGGAGATCTATTTATAG
- a CDS encoding helix-turn-helix domain-containing protein: MKDTLARNINIYRKEKGFTQEELAQILGLSYQAVSKWENAQSLPDISLLPQLSRALEVSIDKLLGYASQDRPITIYEEVYKTHEYYWGTQPNKVCYQVLQLMPPTKPLRLLDIGCGEGKDAVFFARNGYEVSALDVSDAGIDKTKRLADQAGVSVNVFKADILDYRLSTHYDIIFSSGVLNYIKSEFRQEIFNNYKQFTNDNGLHVFNVFVHKPFIAPPPEKEPNAHKWLSGELLTKYHDWLIKDSSEDIFDCNSSGIPHKHAMTKLIAQKIRSVD; the protein is encoded by the coding sequence ATGAAAGATACATTAGCGCGAAACATCAATATTTACCGCAAAGAGAAAGGGTTCACACAAGAAGAACTCGCACAAATACTAGGACTTTCTTATCAAGCGGTATCTAAGTGGGAGAATGCCCAGTCATTGCCCGACATCTCGCTATTGCCTCAATTATCAAGAGCATTAGAGGTAAGCATCGATAAGCTGCTTGGTTATGCATCGCAGGACCGGCCGATCACTATCTATGAAGAGGTTTATAAAACTCATGAGTATTACTGGGGTACTCAACCTAATAAAGTATGTTATCAGGTGCTTCAGCTTATGCCTCCCACAAAACCTTTAAGATTACTAGACATTGGCTGCGGCGAAGGAAAGGACGCTGTGTTTTTCGCACGCAACGGGTATGAGGTTAGTGCATTAGATGTTTCGGATGCAGGAATTGACAAAACGAAAAGGCTTGCTGATCAAGCTGGTGTTTCTGTTAATGTGTTCAAAGCAGATATTTTGGATTACCGGTTGAGCACTCACTATGATATTATCTTCTCAAGCGGGGTCCTGAACTACATTAAATCAGAATTCCGCCAAGAAATATTCAATAATTATAAGCAGTTTACAAATGATAACGGCCTGCATGTCTTTAACGTATTTGTACATAAACCATTTATCGCGCCTCCCCCTGAAAAGGAACCAAATGCTCATAAGTGGCTCTCTGGTGAGCTGCTCACGAAATATCATGATTGGCTGATTAAAGATAGCTCGGAGGATATCTTCGACTGTAATTCATCAGGCATTCCCCATAAGCATGCTATGACTAAGTTGATCGCGCAGAAGATACGCTCAGTAGACTAA
- a CDS encoding Gfo/Idh/MocA family oxidoreductase yields MKTVKMGIIGVGAQGGSYAEFLAAGKVKQMELGAICDIDPAKKQWAAEKYPDVPFYDNYIEMLESGDVDAIVTCVPHYLHPEMGIEALRRNIHALVEKPAGVYTKQVKELNEFAAAKPELTFGIMFNQRTNPLYQQLKKWVDSGEIGNIRRTNWIITSWWRPQGYYDQSAWRATWGGEGGGVLVNQAPHQIDLLQWICGMPKKVYSNVKYGFQRDIAVEDEVTAMFDYGNGATGVFITCTHDVMGTDRFEILGDKGKIVVEDSKKVTIKRLLTPEAEMSKNMGWADVLKIFMGGDQSDVYTEEVIEFESVWGGQHIAVMDNFAANIIDGTPLLAPGSDGIHGVTLANAIHLSSWLGREVELPLDEELFLSELNQRIEEEKQQPVQA; encoded by the coding sequence ATGAAAACAGTAAAAATGGGCATTATCGGTGTTGGTGCGCAGGGCGGATCTTACGCGGAATTTCTGGCCGCAGGCAAAGTAAAACAGATGGAGCTTGGGGCAATCTGCGATATTGATCCTGCCAAAAAACAGTGGGCGGCTGAGAAGTATCCGGATGTTCCCTTCTATGACAATTACATCGAAATGCTGGAAAGCGGCGATGTGGATGCGATTGTAACTTGTGTGCCGCATTATCTTCATCCCGAGATGGGCATTGAAGCGCTGAGAAGAAATATTCATGCCCTGGTAGAGAAACCTGCCGGCGTATATACGAAGCAGGTTAAGGAGCTTAATGAATTCGCGGCTGCCAAACCAGAGCTGACCTTTGGTATCATGTTCAATCAACGGACCAATCCGCTATATCAACAGTTGAAGAAATGGGTCGATAGCGGGGAAATCGGGAATATCCGCCGGACCAACTGGATTATCACAAGCTGGTGGAGACCTCAGGGATATTATGACCAAAGCGCATGGAGAGCTACCTGGGGCGGCGAAGGCGGAGGAGTTCTCGTGAACCAGGCTCCGCATCAGATTGATCTGCTGCAATGGATCTGCGGAATGCCCAAGAAGGTATATTCCAATGTCAAATACGGCTTCCAGCGGGATATAGCTGTTGAAGATGAAGTAACCGCTATGTTCGACTACGGCAACGGGGCAACCGGTGTATTCATTACCTGCACACATGACGTAATGGGCACAGACCGCTTCGAAATTCTTGGCGACAAAGGCAAAATTGTGGTCGAAGACAGCAAGAAGGTGACCATTAAGAGATTGCTTACGCCTGAAGCGGAGATGAGCAAGAATATGGGCTGGGCTGATGTGCTGAAAATCTTCATGGGCGGAGATCAATCGGATGTATATACGGAAGAAGTGATTGAGTTCGAGAGTGTATGGGGAGGCCAGCACATCGCGGTCATGGACAATTTCGCCGCTAATATAATTGACGGCACTCCGCTGCTGGCTCCGGGAAGCGACGGTATTCATGGTGTGACTCTGGCCAATGCCATTCATCTGTCCAGCTGGCTGGGCCGCGAGGTGGAGCTTCCGCTGGATGAAGAATTGTTCCTGTCTGAGCTGAACCAGCGGATTGAAGAAGAGAAGCAGCAGCCTGTCCAGGCATAA
- a CDS encoding sugar phosphate isomerase/epimerase family protein translates to MKQTIEISGFSDEISADFNTQLEVVANLGMNYISLRGIDGRNVGDFTAEEIQESVLPRLRAAGIGVSSIGSPIGKIFVQDEEGFRKQQEMLIRMCGISRLLNCKYIRIFSFYIPKGQNPDGYRDEVIAKIKILAAIAEQYGVVLLHENEKDIYGDISRRCKEILAEVNSPHFKAIFDFANFVQCGEDTQACYNLLKEDIAYIHIKDALSTDHENVLCGTGEGQIPSILAQAIHSGYTGFLTLEPHLVLFDSLKDLELEAAENVIKDNKGLDGAGGYKLQYEALTAILKQIESGATVL, encoded by the coding sequence TTGAAGCAAACAATCGAAATCTCCGGCTTCTCTGATGAAATTTCGGCTGATTTCAATACTCAGCTTGAAGTGGTTGCCAATTTGGGAATGAACTACATATCACTCCGCGGCATCGACGGCAGAAATGTAGGCGACTTTACAGCAGAAGAGATTCAAGAGAGTGTATTGCCCAGACTCAGAGCAGCAGGAATCGGTGTATCCTCGATCGGCTCGCCGATAGGCAAAATCTTTGTTCAGGACGAAGAAGGTTTCCGCAAACAACAGGAAATGCTTATCAGAATGTGCGGGATCAGCCGTCTGCTGAATTGTAAGTACATTCGTATTTTCAGCTTCTATATACCAAAAGGCCAGAATCCGGACGGCTACCGGGATGAAGTGATAGCAAAGATTAAGATTCTGGCCGCTATCGCGGAGCAATATGGTGTAGTTTTGCTGCATGAGAATGAAAAGGACATTTACGGAGACATTTCCAGGCGCTGCAAAGAGATACTGGCAGAGGTAAATTCGCCGCACTTTAAAGCTATCTTCGACTTCGCCAATTTTGTGCAATGCGGGGAAGATACGCAGGCCTGCTACAATCTGCTCAAAGAGGACATCGCCTATATCCATATTAAGGATGCGTTAAGTACAGATCATGAGAATGTGCTGTGCGGTACAGGTGAAGGTCAGATTCCGTCCATTCTGGCTCAGGCGATTCACAGCGGTTATACCGGCTTCTTGACACTGGAGCCGCACCTGGTATTGTTTGATTCGCTTAAGGATCTGGAGCTGGAAGCAGCGGAGAACGTGATCAAGGATAACAAGGGACTGGATGGAGCCGGTGGTTATAAGCTGCAATATGAGGCTTTAACAGCAATACTCAAACAAATCGAAAGCGGGGCAACCGTATTATGA
- a CDS encoding sugar phosphate isomerase/epimerase — protein MTQGKIGVQMFNLKNKIAEIGIYETFRSLKDLGFSCVEVTQIEMSQDNVAELHRASTAFGITIASVSAPLDTMPGMPGESLAQDFDKIIKDCKQLDCRIVRIGMMPIQLMGDKDKAMAYIQDAEAMAERLAEHGIELYYHNHHIEFEKYDEKFLLDIMRENTAKLGFELDVHWVHRGGANPIEVIERFAGRISLLHLKDYRIGRMETTEADFKDMSKFMYKFTDIIEFAELGQGSLDIKGIMEAGTASGVKYFLIEQDNTYGRDPFDCLQESADYLRQLGYADWF, from the coding sequence ATGACACAAGGGAAAATCGGCGTGCAAATGTTCAATTTGAAGAATAAGATAGCGGAAATCGGGATCTACGAGACATTCAGAAGCCTGAAAGACCTCGGCTTTAGCTGCGTTGAGGTCACTCAGATTGAAATGAGCCAGGATAATGTTGCCGAGCTGCACAGAGCAAGTACGGCATTCGGCATAACCATCGCCTCTGTAAGTGCCCCGCTCGATACTATGCCCGGTATGCCCGGCGAGTCATTGGCGCAGGATTTTGATAAAATCATAAAAGACTGCAAGCAGCTGGATTGCCGTATTGTACGCATTGGGATGATGCCGATTCAACTGATGGGCGATAAAGATAAGGCTATGGCCTATATCCAGGATGCGGAAGCTATGGCTGAACGGCTGGCTGAGCACGGTATCGAGCTCTATTACCATAATCATCATATTGAATTTGAGAAATACGATGAGAAGTTCCTGCTTGATATTATGCGGGAAAATACGGCGAAGCTCGGTTTTGAGCTGGATGTGCACTGGGTACACCGCGGAGGCGCGAACCCTATTGAGGTCATTGAACGCTTTGCGGGCAGAATTTCGCTGCTGCATCTGAAGGATTACCGGATCGGCCGTATGGAGACAACGGAAGCAGACTTCAAAGACATGAGCAAGTTCATGTATAAATTTACGGATATTATTGAATTTGCTGAGCTGGGCCAGGGCAGTCTGGATATTAAAGGCATTATGGAAGCAGGAACTGCGAGCGGCGTAAAATATTTCCTGATTGAGCAGGACAATACGTATGGCCGTGATCCGTTTGATTGTTTGCAGGAATCTGCGGACTACTTGAGACAGCTTGGTTATGCGGACTGGTTCTAG
- a CDS encoding glycoside-pentoside-hexuronide (GPH):cation symporter has protein sequence MGQHAGLETVNQTAASPLKPVRKFGLRDKLGYMFGDFGNDFFFILVSSFLMVFYTDVYGLSAAFVGSLFLVARLWDAVADVTWGRFIDSRKAGAHGKFKPWILRMSFPLVISGILMFIHLPGMTNGFYEAYAYVTYILWGTLYSTVNIPYGSMASVITNDPVERTTLSTFRTLGGSLAGLLINVVGPLIIFVDNKAVANRFILAAVVFGILSIACYIACYKLSTERVVQTETQREKVKLSATLKGLARNKPLMWILVASLTFLMCFMLVGTINVYLFKNYFKSTTALSLVGFIQPAAVFLATPLIKPLVARFGKKETASMGILLAAVMYGLLYILSDLHVNAFIGILAIAMFGYGFFNLIIWAFVTDVIDYHEYLTGLREDGTIYSIYSFSRKVGQAIAGGLGGFALAYVGYNSKLDVQTSGTLSGIHTLATLVPAVIMFVIFLIVMFLYPLNKKRTLQLAADLAEKRNSIQ, from the coding sequence ATGGGTCAACATGCCGGTCTGGAAACTGTAAATCAAACAGCAGCAAGCCCGCTTAAACCAGTAAGAAAGTTTGGTCTGCGGGACAAACTGGGGTATATGTTCGGGGATTTCGGAAATGACTTTTTCTTTATTCTTGTAAGCTCTTTCTTAATGGTATTTTATACTGACGTCTATGGACTGAGTGCAGCGTTCGTCGGCAGTTTGTTCCTGGTTGCCAGATTATGGGATGCGGTGGCGGATGTCACCTGGGGACGGTTCATTGATTCGAGAAAGGCTGGAGCGCACGGGAAATTCAAACCCTGGATTCTCAGAATGTCTTTCCCGCTCGTAATTTCAGGGATATTGATGTTTATTCATCTGCCGGGCATGACTAATGGTTTCTATGAGGCTTACGCATATGTAACTTATATTCTATGGGGAACGCTGTATAGCACGGTTAATATTCCATATGGATCCATGGCCTCGGTAATTACGAATGACCCTGTTGAGCGCACAACCTTGTCGACGTTCAGAACACTGGGTGGATCACTGGCTGGTCTGCTTATTAATGTTGTGGGACCGCTCATTATCTTTGTGGATAACAAAGCAGTAGCGAACCGCTTCATTCTTGCAGCTGTCGTCTTCGGTATTTTATCCATTGCCTGTTACATAGCCTGCTATAAGTTATCGACAGAACGGGTCGTTCAGACAGAAACGCAGCGGGAAAAGGTTAAATTAAGCGCAACCCTAAAGGGATTGGCCAGGAATAAGCCTCTCATGTGGATTCTGGTGGCCTCGCTGACCTTCCTGATGTGCTTCATGCTGGTAGGTACGATCAATGTATACTTGTTCAAAAATTACTTTAAGAGCACCACAGCGTTAAGCCTGGTAGGTTTCATTCAGCCGGCTGCCGTTTTCTTGGCGACACCGCTGATTAAGCCGCTTGTAGCCAGATTCGGCAAGAAAGAGACCGCGTCCATGGGCATACTGCTGGCTGCAGTAATGTACGGCTTGCTATATATACTGTCTGATCTTCATGTAAACGCTTTTATAGGAATTCTGGCCATAGCCATGTTTGGATACGGATTCTTTAACCTTATTATTTGGGCATTTGTAACGGATGTAATTGACTATCATGAATATTTGACCGGGCTGCGCGAGGATGGAACCATCTACTCCATCTATTCCTTCTCGCGGAAGGTAGGGCAGGCGATTGCCGGCGGTCTTGGCGGCTTTGCTCTTGCTTATGTCGGGTACAATTCCAAGCTGGATGTCCAAACTTCCGGCACGCTGAGCGGAATTCATACCTTGGCGACTTTAGTGCCGGCGGTGATCATGTTCGTGATCTTCCTGATTGTAATGTTCCTTTATCCGCTCAATAAGAAACGTACGCTGCAATTGGCTGCCGATCTGGCAGAAAAAAGAAATTCAATCCAATAA